In a genomic window of Silurus meridionalis isolate SWU-2019-XX chromosome 27, ASM1480568v1, whole genome shotgun sequence:
- the gcnt4a gene encoding beta-1,3-galactosyl-O-glycosyl-glycoprotein beta-1,6-N-acetylglucosaminyltransferase 4 isoform X5, which translates to MQTSPICEGKKLLMSTPSSKSQKDDESNIRSSRKISTDDNMPPVLLPCAIDDNAAVKNDDAKSSADSDSTMIEEQEQIKSTDNDREGMTIRAGLHPAPVVISSEGLRQDKQHDSCKTSKEHSRGEPTENTTDPLSTESSVSMLTDLSQKPLCLLPTPNNNQVTESAGQDGFQKAVENEEASYAAKTCQRKKRQSKHRFSKQTKHDGVRNEASKPVINLTQRNIHQRNYLGETLLHRACKKGDLLEVKRLIKAGINVNTADNAGWTALHEATVKGCPDVVEELLRAGANVSSRGLKGVTPLHDAVICGKYKVVKHLLQYGSNPHDKNSLGQSALDLAKHEIIRELLLTFRGTPVVPEQPSDTSKLESEILHHGQIRHDNTVHRQPPSCFRRNNTRNIAGSSAGSAHCSSLVCDQSRAMRATPEEVEAPSKKTQLCCNESQQNQTSLLLPNLQSNSAAYTQ; encoded by the exons ATGCAAACTAGCCCTATATGCGAGGGCAAAAAACTTTTAATGAGCACACCAAGTAGTAAAAGCCAGAAAGATGATGAAAGCAATATTAGGAGTAGTAGAAAGATTTCCACAGATGATAATATGCCTCCAGTCTTGTTGCCGTGTGCCATAGATGATAATGCTGCTGTCAAAAATGATGATGCTAAAAGTTCTGCAGATTCTGACAGCACAATGATTGAAGAGCAGGAACAGATAAAGAGTACTGACAATGATAGAGAGGGTATGACAATTCGAGCAGGGTTACATCCAGCCCCAGTAGTCATCTCTTCTGAGGGATTAAGACAGGACAAGCAGCATGACTCGTGTAAAACTAGTAAGGAGCATAGCAGGGGAGAACCAACAGAGAACACAACTGATCCATTGAGCACCGAGAGCTCTGTCAGCATGTTGACAGACTTGTCCCAGAAGCCCTTATGTTTACTTCCAACACCAAATAACAATCAAGTTACAGAGAGTGCAGGACAAGATGGTTTTCAGAAAGCAGTGGAAAATGAAGAGGCCTCATACGCTGCTAAAACCTGCCAGCGCAAAAAGAGGCAATCCAAACATAGATTCAGCAAGCAAACTAAACATGATGGTGTGCGTAATGAAG CCTCAAAGCCAGTTATAAACCTAACCCAGAGAAACATCCACCAAAGGAATTATTTGGGAGAGACTTTACTCCATCGAGCCTGCAAAAAAGGAGACCTACTAGAGGTTAAAAGGCTGATTAAAGCTGGAATAAACGTCAATACTGCTGACAATGCAG GTTGGACAGCTCTACATGAGGCCACTGTTAAAGGTTGTCCAGATGTGGTGGAGGAACTTTTGCGTGCAGGTGCAAATGTATCTAGCAGGGGGCTGAAAGGAGTCACTCCTCTCCATGATGCTGTCATATGCGGTAAATACAAG GTTGTAAAACATCTTCTTCAGTACGGCTCAAATCCTCATGATAAGAACTCACTTGGACAAAGTGCACTGGATCTTGCAAAACATGAAATCATCAGAGAGCTGCTCTTGACATTTAGAGGAACCCCTGTTGTACCTGAGCAACCATCTGACACGTCCAAACTAGAGTCTGAAATTTTGCACCATGGACAAATACGGCACG ATAATACAGTTCACAGACAGCCTCCTTCCTGCTTCAGGAGAAATAATACAAGGAACATTGCAGGAAGCAGTGCTGGATCTGCACATTGTAGTTCT CTTGTGTGTGATCAATCCAGAGCCATGAGAGCAACCCCTGAAGAAGTAGAAGCACCATCAAAGAAGACACAGCTTTGTTGTAATGAAAGCCAACAAAATCAGACATCTTTGCTACTGCCCAACCTTCAGAGTAATTCTGCAGCATATACGCAATAA
- the gcnt4a gene encoding beta-1,3-galactosyl-O-glycosyl-glycoprotein beta-1,6-N-acetylglucosaminyltransferase 4 isoform X4 — translation MQTSPICEGKKLLMSTPSSKSQKDDESNIRSSRKISTDDNMPPVLLPCAIDDNAAVKNDDAKSSADSDSTMIEEQEQIKSTDNDREGMTIRAGLHPAPVVISSEGLRQDKQHDSCKTSKEHSRGEPTENTTDPLSTESSVSMLTDLSQKPLCLLPTPNNNQVTESAGQDGFQKAVENEEASYAAKTCQRKKRQSKHRFSKQTKHDGVRNEASKPVINLTQRNIHQRNYLGETLLHRACKKGDLLEVKRLIKAGINVNTADNAGWTALHEATVKGCPDVVEELLRAGANVSSRGLKGVTPLHDAVICGKYKIIQFTDSLLPASGEIIQGTLQEAVLDLHIVVLAMRATPEEVEAPSKKTQLCCNESQQNQTSLLLPNLQNNQVHRRSTGSFRKYNKRNTTASSTGSAPNLQKSALSQTTNATSEKVEPKQTGEFRKETHMSITSIRLISNEELLPSFLMDRFWDSFLNNNDWDF, via the exons ATGCAAACTAGCCCTATATGCGAGGGCAAAAAACTTTTAATGAGCACACCAAGTAGTAAAAGCCAGAAAGATGATGAAAGCAATATTAGGAGTAGTAGAAAGATTTCCACAGATGATAATATGCCTCCAGTCTTGTTGCCGTGTGCCATAGATGATAATGCTGCTGTCAAAAATGATGATGCTAAAAGTTCTGCAGATTCTGACAGCACAATGATTGAAGAGCAGGAACAGATAAAGAGTACTGACAATGATAGAGAGGGTATGACAATTCGAGCAGGGTTACATCCAGCCCCAGTAGTCATCTCTTCTGAGGGATTAAGACAGGACAAGCAGCATGACTCGTGTAAAACTAGTAAGGAGCATAGCAGGGGAGAACCAACAGAGAACACAACTGATCCATTGAGCACCGAGAGCTCTGTCAGCATGTTGACAGACTTGTCCCAGAAGCCCTTATGTTTACTTCCAACACCAAATAACAATCAAGTTACAGAGAGTGCAGGACAAGATGGTTTTCAGAAAGCAGTGGAAAATGAAGAGGCCTCATACGCTGCTAAAACCTGCCAGCGCAAAAAGAGGCAATCCAAACATAGATTCAGCAAGCAAACTAAACATGATGGTGTGCGTAATGAAG CCTCAAAGCCAGTTATAAACCTAACCCAGAGAAACATCCACCAAAGGAATTATTTGGGAGAGACTTTACTCCATCGAGCCTGCAAAAAAGGAGACCTACTAGAGGTTAAAAGGCTGATTAAAGCTGGAATAAACGTCAATACTGCTGACAATGCAG GTTGGACAGCTCTACATGAGGCCACTGTTAAAGGTTGTCCAGATGTGGTGGAGGAACTTTTGCGTGCAGGTGCAAATGTATCTAGCAGGGGGCTGAAAGGAGTCACTCCTCTCCATGATGCTGTCATATGCGGTAAATACAAG ATAATACAGTTCACAGACAGCCTCCTTCCTGCTTCAGGAGAAATAATACAAGGAACATTGCAGGAAGCAGTGCTGGATCTGCACATTGTAGTTCT AGCCATGAGAGCAACCCCTGAAGAAGTAGAAGCACCATCAAAGAAGACACAGCTTTGTTGTAATGAAAGCCAACAAAATCAGACATCTTTGCTACTGCCCAACCTTCAGA ATAATCAGGTTCACAGGAGATCAACTGGCTCCTTCAGGAAATATAATAAGAGGAACACTACAGCAAGCAGTACTGGTTCTGCACCCAATTTA cAGAAAAGTGCTTTGTCCCAAACTACAAATGCAACATCTGAAAAAGTGGAACCGAAGCAGACAG gAGAATTCAGAAAAGAAACTCATATGAGCATCACTTCTATCCGACTGATCAGTAATGAAGagctccttccttccttcttgaTGGACAGATTCTGGGATTCCTTCCTGAACAATAACGACTGGGACTTTTGA
- the gcnt4a gene encoding beta-1,3-galactosyl-O-glycosyl-glycoprotein beta-1,6-N-acetylglucosaminyltransferase 4 isoform X3, with translation MQTSPICEGKKLLMSTPSSKSQKDDESNIRSSRKISTDDNMPPVLLPCAIDDNAAVKNDDAKSSADSDSTMIEEQEQIKSTDNDREGMTIRAGLHPAPVVISSEGLRQDKQHDSCKTSKEHSRGEPTENTTDPLSTESSVSMLTDLSQKPLCLLPTPNNNQVTESAGQDGFQKAVENEEASYAAKTCQRKKRQSKHRFSKQTKHDGVRNEASKPVINLTQRNIHQRNYLGETLLHRACKKGDLLEVKRLIKAGINVNTADNAGWTALHEATVKGCPDVVEELLRAGANVSSRGLKGVTPLHDAVICDNTVHRQPPSCFRRNNTRNIAGSSAGSAHCSSLVCDQSRAMRATPEEVEAPSKKTQLCCNESQQNQTSLLLPNLQNNQVHRRSTGSFRKYNKRNTTASSTGSAPNLQKSALSQTTNATSEKVEPKQTGEFRKETHMSITSIRLISNEELLPSFLMDRFWDSFLNNNDWDF, from the exons ATGCAAACTAGCCCTATATGCGAGGGCAAAAAACTTTTAATGAGCACACCAAGTAGTAAAAGCCAGAAAGATGATGAAAGCAATATTAGGAGTAGTAGAAAGATTTCCACAGATGATAATATGCCTCCAGTCTTGTTGCCGTGTGCCATAGATGATAATGCTGCTGTCAAAAATGATGATGCTAAAAGTTCTGCAGATTCTGACAGCACAATGATTGAAGAGCAGGAACAGATAAAGAGTACTGACAATGATAGAGAGGGTATGACAATTCGAGCAGGGTTACATCCAGCCCCAGTAGTCATCTCTTCTGAGGGATTAAGACAGGACAAGCAGCATGACTCGTGTAAAACTAGTAAGGAGCATAGCAGGGGAGAACCAACAGAGAACACAACTGATCCATTGAGCACCGAGAGCTCTGTCAGCATGTTGACAGACTTGTCCCAGAAGCCCTTATGTTTACTTCCAACACCAAATAACAATCAAGTTACAGAGAGTGCAGGACAAGATGGTTTTCAGAAAGCAGTGGAAAATGAAGAGGCCTCATACGCTGCTAAAACCTGCCAGCGCAAAAAGAGGCAATCCAAACATAGATTCAGCAAGCAAACTAAACATGATGGTGTGCGTAATGAAG CCTCAAAGCCAGTTATAAACCTAACCCAGAGAAACATCCACCAAAGGAATTATTTGGGAGAGACTTTACTCCATCGAGCCTGCAAAAAAGGAGACCTACTAGAGGTTAAAAGGCTGATTAAAGCTGGAATAAACGTCAATACTGCTGACAATGCAG GTTGGACAGCTCTACATGAGGCCACTGTTAAAGGTTGTCCAGATGTGGTGGAGGAACTTTTGCGTGCAGGTGCAAATGTATCTAGCAGGGGGCTGAAAGGAGTCACTCCTCTCCATGATGCTGTCATATGCG ATAATACAGTTCACAGACAGCCTCCTTCCTGCTTCAGGAGAAATAATACAAGGAACATTGCAGGAAGCAGTGCTGGATCTGCACATTGTAGTTCT CTTGTGTGTGATCAATCCAGAGCCATGAGAGCAACCCCTGAAGAAGTAGAAGCACCATCAAAGAAGACACAGCTTTGTTGTAATGAAAGCCAACAAAATCAGACATCTTTGCTACTGCCCAACCTTCAGA ATAATCAGGTTCACAGGAGATCAACTGGCTCCTTCAGGAAATATAATAAGAGGAACACTACAGCAAGCAGTACTGGTTCTGCACCCAATTTA cAGAAAAGTGCTTTGTCCCAAACTACAAATGCAACATCTGAAAAAGTGGAACCGAAGCAGACAG gAGAATTCAGAAAAGAAACTCATATGAGCATCACTTCTATCCGACTGATCAGTAATGAAGagctccttccttccttcttgaTGGACAGATTCTGGGATTCCTTCCTGAACAATAACGACTGGGACTTTTGA
- the gcnt4a gene encoding beta-1,3-galactosyl-O-glycosyl-glycoprotein beta-1,6-N-acetylglucosaminyltransferase 4 isoform X8: MQTSPICEGKKLLMSTPSSKSQKDDESNIRSSRKISTDDNMPPVLLPCAIDDNAAVKNDDAKSSADSDSTMIEEQEQIKSTDNDREGMTIRAGLHPAPVVISSEGLRQDKQHDSCKTSKEHSRGEPTENTTDPLSTESSVSMLTDLSQKPLCLLPTPNNNQVTESAGQDGFQKAVENEEASYAAKTCQRKKRQSKHRFSKQTKHDGVRNEASKPVINLTQRNIHQRNYLGETLLHRACKKGDLLEVKRLIKAGINVNTADNAGWTALHEATVKGCPDVVEELLRAGANVSSRGLKGVTPLHDAVICGKYKIIQFTDSLLPASGEIIQGTLQEAVLDLHIVVLYVTFINYSYNHLND, encoded by the exons ATGCAAACTAGCCCTATATGCGAGGGCAAAAAACTTTTAATGAGCACACCAAGTAGTAAAAGCCAGAAAGATGATGAAAGCAATATTAGGAGTAGTAGAAAGATTTCCACAGATGATAATATGCCTCCAGTCTTGTTGCCGTGTGCCATAGATGATAATGCTGCTGTCAAAAATGATGATGCTAAAAGTTCTGCAGATTCTGACAGCACAATGATTGAAGAGCAGGAACAGATAAAGAGTACTGACAATGATAGAGAGGGTATGACAATTCGAGCAGGGTTACATCCAGCCCCAGTAGTCATCTCTTCTGAGGGATTAAGACAGGACAAGCAGCATGACTCGTGTAAAACTAGTAAGGAGCATAGCAGGGGAGAACCAACAGAGAACACAACTGATCCATTGAGCACCGAGAGCTCTGTCAGCATGTTGACAGACTTGTCCCAGAAGCCCTTATGTTTACTTCCAACACCAAATAACAATCAAGTTACAGAGAGTGCAGGACAAGATGGTTTTCAGAAAGCAGTGGAAAATGAAGAGGCCTCATACGCTGCTAAAACCTGCCAGCGCAAAAAGAGGCAATCCAAACATAGATTCAGCAAGCAAACTAAACATGATGGTGTGCGTAATGAAG CCTCAAAGCCAGTTATAAACCTAACCCAGAGAAACATCCACCAAAGGAATTATTTGGGAGAGACTTTACTCCATCGAGCCTGCAAAAAAGGAGACCTACTAGAGGTTAAAAGGCTGATTAAAGCTGGAATAAACGTCAATACTGCTGACAATGCAG GTTGGACAGCTCTACATGAGGCCACTGTTAAAGGTTGTCCAGATGTGGTGGAGGAACTTTTGCGTGCAGGTGCAAATGTATCTAGCAGGGGGCTGAAAGGAGTCACTCCTCTCCATGATGCTGTCATATGCGGTAAATACAAG ATAATACAGTTCACAGACAGCCTCCTTCCTGCTTCAGGAGAAATAATACAAGGAACATTGCAGGAAGCAGTGCTGGATCTGCACATTGTAGTTCTGtatgtaacatttattaattacagctacaatcatttaaatgattaa
- the gcnt4a gene encoding beta-1,3-galactosyl-O-glycosyl-glycoprotein beta-1,6-N-acetylglucosaminyltransferase 4 isoform X1: MQTSPICEGKKLLMSTPSSKSQKDDESNIRSSRKISTDDNMPPVLLPCAIDDNAAVKNDDAKSSADSDSTMIEEQEQIKSTDNDREGMTIRAGLHPAPVVISSEGLRQDKQHDSCKTSKEHSRGEPTENTTDPLSTESSVSMLTDLSQKPLCLLPTPNNNQVTESAGQDGFQKAVENEEASYAAKTCQRKKRQSKHRFSKQTKHDGVRNEASKPVINLTQRNIHQRNYLGETLLHRACKKGDLLEVKRLIKAGINVNTADNAGWTALHEATVKGCPDVVEELLRAGANVSSRGLKGVTPLHDAVICGKYKVVKHLLQYGSNPHDKNSLGQSALDLAKHEIIRELLLTFRGTPVVPEQPSDTSKLESEILHHGQIRHDNTVHRQPPSCFRRNNTRNIAGSSAGSAHCSSLVCDQSRAMRATPEEVEAPSKKTQLCCNESQQNQTSLLLPNLQNNQVHRRSTGSFRKYNKRNTTASSTGSAPNLQKSALSQTTNATSEKVEPKQTGEFRKETHMSITSIRLISNEELLPSFLMDRFWDSFLNNNDWDF; encoded by the exons ATGCAAACTAGCCCTATATGCGAGGGCAAAAAACTTTTAATGAGCACACCAAGTAGTAAAAGCCAGAAAGATGATGAAAGCAATATTAGGAGTAGTAGAAAGATTTCCACAGATGATAATATGCCTCCAGTCTTGTTGCCGTGTGCCATAGATGATAATGCTGCTGTCAAAAATGATGATGCTAAAAGTTCTGCAGATTCTGACAGCACAATGATTGAAGAGCAGGAACAGATAAAGAGTACTGACAATGATAGAGAGGGTATGACAATTCGAGCAGGGTTACATCCAGCCCCAGTAGTCATCTCTTCTGAGGGATTAAGACAGGACAAGCAGCATGACTCGTGTAAAACTAGTAAGGAGCATAGCAGGGGAGAACCAACAGAGAACACAACTGATCCATTGAGCACCGAGAGCTCTGTCAGCATGTTGACAGACTTGTCCCAGAAGCCCTTATGTTTACTTCCAACACCAAATAACAATCAAGTTACAGAGAGTGCAGGACAAGATGGTTTTCAGAAAGCAGTGGAAAATGAAGAGGCCTCATACGCTGCTAAAACCTGCCAGCGCAAAAAGAGGCAATCCAAACATAGATTCAGCAAGCAAACTAAACATGATGGTGTGCGTAATGAAG CCTCAAAGCCAGTTATAAACCTAACCCAGAGAAACATCCACCAAAGGAATTATTTGGGAGAGACTTTACTCCATCGAGCCTGCAAAAAAGGAGACCTACTAGAGGTTAAAAGGCTGATTAAAGCTGGAATAAACGTCAATACTGCTGACAATGCAG GTTGGACAGCTCTACATGAGGCCACTGTTAAAGGTTGTCCAGATGTGGTGGAGGAACTTTTGCGTGCAGGTGCAAATGTATCTAGCAGGGGGCTGAAAGGAGTCACTCCTCTCCATGATGCTGTCATATGCGGTAAATACAAG GTTGTAAAACATCTTCTTCAGTACGGCTCAAATCCTCATGATAAGAACTCACTTGGACAAAGTGCACTGGATCTTGCAAAACATGAAATCATCAGAGAGCTGCTCTTGACATTTAGAGGAACCCCTGTTGTACCTGAGCAACCATCTGACACGTCCAAACTAGAGTCTGAAATTTTGCACCATGGACAAATACGGCACG ATAATACAGTTCACAGACAGCCTCCTTCCTGCTTCAGGAGAAATAATACAAGGAACATTGCAGGAAGCAGTGCTGGATCTGCACATTGTAGTTCT CTTGTGTGTGATCAATCCAGAGCCATGAGAGCAACCCCTGAAGAAGTAGAAGCACCATCAAAGAAGACACAGCTTTGTTGTAATGAAAGCCAACAAAATCAGACATCTTTGCTACTGCCCAACCTTCAGA ATAATCAGGTTCACAGGAGATCAACTGGCTCCTTCAGGAAATATAATAAGAGGAACACTACAGCAAGCAGTACTGGTTCTGCACCCAATTTA cAGAAAAGTGCTTTGTCCCAAACTACAAATGCAACATCTGAAAAAGTGGAACCGAAGCAGACAG gAGAATTCAGAAAAGAAACTCATATGAGCATCACTTCTATCCGACTGATCAGTAATGAAGagctccttccttccttcttgaTGGACAGATTCTGGGATTCCTTCCTGAACAATAACGACTGGGACTTTTGA
- the gcnt4a gene encoding beta-1,3-galactosyl-O-glycosyl-glycoprotein beta-1,6-N-acetylglucosaminyltransferase 4 isoform X7, which produces MQTSPICEGKKLLMSTPSSKSQKDDESNIRSSRKISTDDNMPPVLLPCAIDDNAAVKNDDAKSSADSDSTMIEEQEQIKSTDNDREGMTIRAGLHPAPVVISSEGLRQDKQHDSCKTSKEHSRGEPTENTTDPLSTESSVSMLTDLSQKPLCLLPTPNNNQVTESAGQDGFQKAVENEEASYAAKTCQRKKRQSKHRFSKQTKHDGVRNEASKPVINLTQRNIHQRNYLGETLLHRACKKGDLLEVKRLIKAGINVNTADNAGWTALHEATVKGCPDVVEELLRAGANVSSRGLKGVTPLHDAVICGKYKVVKHLLQYGSNPHDKNSLGQSALDLAKHEIIRELLLTFRGTPVVPEQPSDTSKLESEILHHGQIRHDNTVHRQPPSCFRRNNTRNIAGSSAGSAHCSSSHESNP; this is translated from the exons ATGCAAACTAGCCCTATATGCGAGGGCAAAAAACTTTTAATGAGCACACCAAGTAGTAAAAGCCAGAAAGATGATGAAAGCAATATTAGGAGTAGTAGAAAGATTTCCACAGATGATAATATGCCTCCAGTCTTGTTGCCGTGTGCCATAGATGATAATGCTGCTGTCAAAAATGATGATGCTAAAAGTTCTGCAGATTCTGACAGCACAATGATTGAAGAGCAGGAACAGATAAAGAGTACTGACAATGATAGAGAGGGTATGACAATTCGAGCAGGGTTACATCCAGCCCCAGTAGTCATCTCTTCTGAGGGATTAAGACAGGACAAGCAGCATGACTCGTGTAAAACTAGTAAGGAGCATAGCAGGGGAGAACCAACAGAGAACACAACTGATCCATTGAGCACCGAGAGCTCTGTCAGCATGTTGACAGACTTGTCCCAGAAGCCCTTATGTTTACTTCCAACACCAAATAACAATCAAGTTACAGAGAGTGCAGGACAAGATGGTTTTCAGAAAGCAGTGGAAAATGAAGAGGCCTCATACGCTGCTAAAACCTGCCAGCGCAAAAAGAGGCAATCCAAACATAGATTCAGCAAGCAAACTAAACATGATGGTGTGCGTAATGAAG CCTCAAAGCCAGTTATAAACCTAACCCAGAGAAACATCCACCAAAGGAATTATTTGGGAGAGACTTTACTCCATCGAGCCTGCAAAAAAGGAGACCTACTAGAGGTTAAAAGGCTGATTAAAGCTGGAATAAACGTCAATACTGCTGACAATGCAG GTTGGACAGCTCTACATGAGGCCACTGTTAAAGGTTGTCCAGATGTGGTGGAGGAACTTTTGCGTGCAGGTGCAAATGTATCTAGCAGGGGGCTGAAAGGAGTCACTCCTCTCCATGATGCTGTCATATGCGGTAAATACAAG GTTGTAAAACATCTTCTTCAGTACGGCTCAAATCCTCATGATAAGAACTCACTTGGACAAAGTGCACTGGATCTTGCAAAACATGAAATCATCAGAGAGCTGCTCTTGACATTTAGAGGAACCCCTGTTGTACCTGAGCAACCATCTGACACGTCCAAACTAGAGTCTGAAATTTTGCACCATGGACAAATACGGCACG ATAATACAGTTCACAGACAGCCTCCTTCCTGCTTCAGGAGAAATAATACAAGGAACATTGCAGGAAGCAGTGCTGGATCTGCACATTGTAGTTCT AGCCATGAGAGCAACCCCTGA
- the gcnt4a gene encoding beta-1,3-galactosyl-O-glycosyl-glycoprotein beta-1,6-N-acetylglucosaminyltransferase 4 isoform X2, producing MQTSPICEGKKLLMSTPSSKSQKDDESNIRSSRKISTDDNMPPVLLPCAIDDNAAVKNDDAKSSADSDSTMIEEQEQIKSTDNDREGMTIRAGLHPAPVVISSEGLRQDKQHDSCKTSKEHSRGEPTENTTDPLSTESSVSMLTDLSQKPLCLLPTPNNNQVTESAGQDGFQKAVENEEASYAAKTCQRKKRQSKHRFSKQTKHDGVRNEASKPVINLTQRNIHQRNYLGETLLHRACKKGDLLEVKRLIKAGINVNTADNAGWTALHEATVKGCPDVVEELLRAGANVSSRGLKGVTPLHDAVICGKYKVVKHLLQYGSNPHDKNSLGQSALDLAKHEIIRELLLTFRGTPVVPEQPSDTSKLESEILHHGQIRHDNTVHRQPPSCFRRNNTRNIAGSSAGSAHCSSLVCDQSRAMRATPEEVEAPSKKTQLCCNESQQNQTSLLLPNLQNNQVHRRSTGSFRKYNKRNTTASSTGSAPNLKSALSQTTNATSEKVEPKQTGEFRKETHMSITSIRLISNEELLPSFLMDRFWDSFLNNNDWDF from the exons ATGCAAACTAGCCCTATATGCGAGGGCAAAAAACTTTTAATGAGCACACCAAGTAGTAAAAGCCAGAAAGATGATGAAAGCAATATTAGGAGTAGTAGAAAGATTTCCACAGATGATAATATGCCTCCAGTCTTGTTGCCGTGTGCCATAGATGATAATGCTGCTGTCAAAAATGATGATGCTAAAAGTTCTGCAGATTCTGACAGCACAATGATTGAAGAGCAGGAACAGATAAAGAGTACTGACAATGATAGAGAGGGTATGACAATTCGAGCAGGGTTACATCCAGCCCCAGTAGTCATCTCTTCTGAGGGATTAAGACAGGACAAGCAGCATGACTCGTGTAAAACTAGTAAGGAGCATAGCAGGGGAGAACCAACAGAGAACACAACTGATCCATTGAGCACCGAGAGCTCTGTCAGCATGTTGACAGACTTGTCCCAGAAGCCCTTATGTTTACTTCCAACACCAAATAACAATCAAGTTACAGAGAGTGCAGGACAAGATGGTTTTCAGAAAGCAGTGGAAAATGAAGAGGCCTCATACGCTGCTAAAACCTGCCAGCGCAAAAAGAGGCAATCCAAACATAGATTCAGCAAGCAAACTAAACATGATGGTGTGCGTAATGAAG CCTCAAAGCCAGTTATAAACCTAACCCAGAGAAACATCCACCAAAGGAATTATTTGGGAGAGACTTTACTCCATCGAGCCTGCAAAAAAGGAGACCTACTAGAGGTTAAAAGGCTGATTAAAGCTGGAATAAACGTCAATACTGCTGACAATGCAG GTTGGACAGCTCTACATGAGGCCACTGTTAAAGGTTGTCCAGATGTGGTGGAGGAACTTTTGCGTGCAGGTGCAAATGTATCTAGCAGGGGGCTGAAAGGAGTCACTCCTCTCCATGATGCTGTCATATGCGGTAAATACAAG GTTGTAAAACATCTTCTTCAGTACGGCTCAAATCCTCATGATAAGAACTCACTTGGACAAAGTGCACTGGATCTTGCAAAACATGAAATCATCAGAGAGCTGCTCTTGACATTTAGAGGAACCCCTGTTGTACCTGAGCAACCATCTGACACGTCCAAACTAGAGTCTGAAATTTTGCACCATGGACAAATACGGCACG ATAATACAGTTCACAGACAGCCTCCTTCCTGCTTCAGGAGAAATAATACAAGGAACATTGCAGGAAGCAGTGCTGGATCTGCACATTGTAGTTCT CTTGTGTGTGATCAATCCAGAGCCATGAGAGCAACCCCTGAAGAAGTAGAAGCACCATCAAAGAAGACACAGCTTTGTTGTAATGAAAGCCAACAAAATCAGACATCTTTGCTACTGCCCAACCTTCAGA ATAATCAGGTTCACAGGAGATCAACTGGCTCCTTCAGGAAATATAATAAGAGGAACACTACAGCAAGCAGTACTGGTTCTGCACCCAATTTA AAAAGTGCTTTGTCCCAAACTACAAATGCAACATCTGAAAAAGTGGAACCGAAGCAGACAG gAGAATTCAGAAAAGAAACTCATATGAGCATCACTTCTATCCGACTGATCAGTAATGAAGagctccttccttccttcttgaTGGACAGATTCTGGGATTCCTTCCTGAACAATAACGACTGGGACTTTTGA